CCAAACTTAAAAACACTGGAGATTTATAATGGCCGTACAGAAAAGCAAAGTGTCACGTTCAAGACGTGGTCAGCGTCGTTCACATGACGCCTTAACAGCAAAAGCATTAACTCAAGATCCAATCACTGGTGAAATGCATTTGCGTCATCACATGACTCCGGACGGTTACTTTAAAGGTCGTCAGATAGTAGGCGCAAGCGAAGAGTAATCGTTTTTTTTGCTCTGAAATGATGCTATGCCGAACCATATCTGGTTCGGCTTCCTTTAATAACTGCGGAGTTGTTCGTCGGCGTGAGTTTAACAATTTCAATTGATGCGATGGGCGGGGATCTCGGTCCTAAAGTCACCATTCCGGCATCATTGGATTGTTTAAAAAACAATCCAGACTTAAAACTGATTTTAGTAGGCGATGAAGCTGTTATTAAACAGTTAATGCCATCAGAATTAGCCGATTATCAAGACAGACTCACTATCTATCATGCATCCCAGTGCGTTGATATGGATGAGTCACCATCCAAGGCGCTTAAAAATAAAAAAGATTCATCAATGCGGGTTGCTATCAATATGGTTCGTGATGGCCATGCCGATGCTTGCGTGAGTGCTGGTAATACTGGCGCTTTAATGGCAACTGCGCGCTTTGTTTTGAAAATGATTCCAGGGATTGACCGTCCTGCCATTATTTCTACGTTACCATCAATTCATGGGCATACTCATGTGCTTGATTTGGGAGCAAATGTAGATTGTACTGCGGAGCATCTTTTTCAATTTGCCATTATGGGCAATGAATTGGTTAAAGCGGTTGATGCAATTGATAACCCAAAAGTTGGTTTGCTCAACATCGGCGAAGAAGATACGAAAGGTAATGGGCAGGTTAAAGCTGCTGCAAAATTATTGGAAAATTCATCGTTAAATTATATTGGTTATGTAGAAGGTGACTCTTTAAATGCCGGGCATATCAAAGTTGATTTGATTGTTACTGATGGATTTGTTGGTAATGTTGCGCTTAAATCAATTGAAGGAGCGGCCAAAATGATTGGCTTTGGATTAAAAGAGGCCTTTGGCAAAAACATTTTAACCAAGCTGGTTGGTTTGCTTGCCTATCCGGTTCTTAAGTCGTTTAAACAGCGTATAGATCCTCGTTTGTATAATGGCGCCAGTTTTTTGGGTCTTAGGGGATTAGTTATTAAAAGTCATGGTGGGGCGGATGTTCTTGCTTTTAAAACGGCTATTCAGCTTGCTGAAATTGAAGTTAAAAAAGATGTCATTAGAAAGATAAGCGAGCAAGTAGAGAAAATCTTGGCTCTGAGAGAGATTGCATGATTCGTTATTCAAAAGTAATCGGTACTGGTGGTTATCTTCCAGAAGAAATTCGCACTAATGAACAAATATCAGAGACTGTTGACACCTCAGATAGCTGGATATATGAACGGACAGGCATTAAAAGCCGTCGAATTGCAGGGCCGAATGAATCCGCTGCCAGCATGGCCGAAATTGCTGCCAGACAGGCCATAGAGGCCGCGGGTTGCGATCCGGAAGATATTGACTTGATAATTGTTGCAACAGGCACGCCTGATCTCGTTTATCCGAGTACAGGTTGCTTGCTGCAGCAACGTTTAGGCATTAAAAACGCCGTTGCTTTTGATGTGCAGGCCGCTTGTTCAGGATCGATTTTTGGCTTGAGTATTGCCGATCAATATATCAAGTCAGGTGCAGCCAAGACGGTGCTTGTTGTCGGCACTGAAATTTGTTCGCGCATTGTCGACTGGACGGATCGGGGTACCTGCATTTTATTTGGCGACGGAGCGGGGGCTATATTGTTGGGCGCTTCAGACGAGGCGGGTATTTTATCTACGCATATTCATTCCGATGGGGAATATAAAGATTTGTTGTATTGCCCAAATCCTCACGTTGCTACGGATGCAAATAAGCATGAAGCTGCTTACATCAGCATGTGCGGCAACGAGGTGTTTAAAGTCGCTGTTAATACCCTGGGCCGGATTGTCGATGAAACGCTGGAAGCAAATAATATGGAGCAGTCGGATATTGACTGGCTGGTTCCCCATCAGGCAAATATACGAATCATTGCCGCGACCGCTAAAAAATTAAAAATGTCCATGGACCAGGTTGTGGTGACGCTTGAAGATCAGGGTAATACCTCTTCTGCTTCGGTGCTGCTTGCCTTCAATGAAGCGGTTCGTGATGGCCGCATTAAGCGAGGACAAATGATCTTGCTTGAAGCCTTTGGCGGCGGATTTACTTGGGGTACTGTGTTAATTAAATACTAAAACAAGCATTTTTGAAAATGAGCAAGCAAATGAACAACTTGGCTTTTATTTTTCCCGGGCAGGGTTCCCAGTCTTTGGGTATGCTGTCGGATTTGGCGGTCAACCATGATGAGGTAAAGCATACCTTTGAGCGTGCCTCTGATGCGCTAGGCAAGGATTTATGGTCTATTGTGGTCAAGGGGCCAGAAGAGGATCTTAATCAGACGCAAAATACACAACCTGCCATGCTGGCTGCAGGTGTCGCCGTTTGGGAGGTTTGGCGTAAGCATAGCGCTATTCGGCCAGGCTGGATGGCAGGACATAGTCTTGGAGAATATACTGCGCTGGTTTGTTCAGGTGCCATGTCTTTTGAAGATGCTATAAAGCTGGTTGCAGTGAGAGGGCAATTAATGCAGGACGCTGTGCCTGTTGGTGTCGGATCAATGGCGGCAATTTTGGGGCTTGACGATCAACAGGTTGTTACTATTTGTGCTCAGGTTGCCGAAAATGAGGTGGTATCTGCAGTTAACTTTAATGCGCCTGGTCAAGTAGTTATCGCTGGTAATCTTGCTGCTGTTGAAAGGGCAATGCTTGCGGCTAAAGAAGCAGGGGCTAAGCGCGCCCTGTTATTGCCGGTTAGTGTGCCTTCTCATTGTGCCCTGATGCAATCAGCTGCTGATAAGCTGGATCAATATCTGCTGAATACAGTTATTGATGAGCCGAAAATAACTCTGATTCATAATGTCGATGTGGCTTCACATACTATGCAGGAATTAATTCGTCAGGCATTAAAAGAGCAGTTGTATAAGCCGGTGCGCTGGGTTGATACCATTAAGCTGATGCAGGATAGAGGTGTCACCCGTTTTGTTGAGTGCGGTCCTGGCAAGGTATTAATCGGGTTAAATAAGCGCATCGCCAAAGAGGCTGAACATTTTTCCATGTATGATCCTGAATCGTTAAATAAAGTATTGGAGCAATTCAATGGTTAAGCAAATAGCCTTAGTAACCGGTGCAAGCCGAGGTATCGGCAGGGCAATCGCCGAAAGATTGGCAGATGACGGCTTTTTTGTTGTCGGCACTGCAACATCAGATGCTGGTGCTGATTTAATTTCCGTTTATTTGGACGGGAATGGCAAGGGTATTAAGCTTGATGTTTCTGATGCTGAATCTGTTGCACAAGTTATCAAAGAAATTAATACCGAGTTTGGTGCGCCTACTGTATTAGTTAACAATGCCGGTATCACCAAAGATAATTTGTTGATGCGGATGAAAGATGATGAATGGGATGACATTATCAATACCAACTTAACATCTGTTTTCAGGATGAGTAAGGCGGTGTTACGCGGGATGATGAAAGCCAAGACAGGCCGTATTATTAATATTTCATCTGTGGTCGGGTTTACCGGTAACGCAGGTCAGGCGAATTACGCGGCTGCAAAAGCCGGAATGATTGGTTTTGCCAAATCAATGGCGAAAGAAGTTGGGTCGCGTAATATTACCGTTAATACGGTTGCTCCCGGATTTATTGATACTGATATGACCCGGGAATTAAATGATGATATTAAAAATGCCCTGTTGGCATCGATTCCTTTGTCTCGATTAGGGGAGGCAAAAGAAATTGCCCACACTGTTGCATTCCTTGCTTCTGCTGGTGCTGGTTATATTACCGGTGAAACCTTGCATGTAAATGGTGGGATGTTTATGCCTTAATATGGTGACAATGTTGGAATCTTTAGTATAATTGCCACGCCGTCTGGATTTGCCGGAGACGTGATTTCTAGTAAAAACTAATAACAATACCAGTGTAATTTCTAATAATTGAAAATTTACATTGTTTGAGGATAATAATTATGAGTAACATTGAAGAACGAGTAAAAAAGATTGTTGCAGAGCAATTAGGTGTTAAAGAAGATATCGCTATCGATGCTTCATTTGTGGATGATCTTGGTGCCGATTCTCTGGATACAGTTGAACTCGTTATGGCTCTTGAAGAAGAATTTGAATGCGAAATTCCAGACGATGAAGCTGAAAAAATTACTACTGTTCAGCAAGCTATTGATTACGTAGGAAAACACGCGTAATAATGATTATAAGAGGATGAACTTCTGGTTCGTCCTCTTAGTCGCTGTTTGTGAATAATTGTGCAACGTGTACTTATTTATTCTGTAAAATTCTGGGTTGTCAGTTATATTTAAGACAATCTTCAGATCATTATCCCATCATCTTCTTCTTCACTTTTCTTACGGTATACTACATTGAGCAAACGTCGAGTTGTAATAACTGGATTGGGTGCGGTTACGTGCTTAGCCAACTCTGTTCCAGAAACCTGGGATGGTATTATTAACGGTAAAAGCGGAATAACACCAATCGATTCTTTTGATATTTCTCTTTTTGCCAGTACTTTTGGTGGTGTCATAAGAAACTTTGACATTGCCCAGTATATTCCTGACAAAGATGCCAAGCGTATGGATGGTTTTATCCATTACGGCATAGCGGCGGGTTCTCAAGCCATTGAAGATTCAGGCCTTGAAGTTACCGAGGCAAACGCAGAACGTATTGGCGTAGCGATTGGCTCAGGTATTGGCGGCATCACCGGCATTGAAGAATGTTATGCCACTTATGAGAAAGGCGGACCCCGCCGCATTTCCCCATTCTTTGTTCCTGGCAACATTATCAATATGATTTCAGGTAATCTTTCCATTAAATACGGGTTAAAAGGACCTAATTTTGCCATTGTTACTGCCTGTGCCACAGGTACGCATAACATTGGTGATGCCGCACGTTTAATTAAATATGGTGACGCCGATGTGATGATTGCTGGCGGCGCGGAGCGCTGTACAACATCACCGACAGCTATGGGTGGGTTTGCTTCCTCCAAGGCGCTATCGCGTCGTAATGATAACCCGCAAGCGGCAAGTCGTCCCTGGGACAGGGATCGTGACGGCTTTGTCTTGAGTGATGGTGCGGGCGTCGTTGTTCTTGAAGAACTGGAGCATGCCAAGGCTCGTGGTGCAAAAATTTATGCTGAATTAGTCGGTTATGGTATGAGTTCTGATGCTTATCACATCACAACGCCTTCAGCTGGTGGTGAAGGTGCGGCTAGGTGTATGAGAAATGCGCTTCGTGATGCGGGCATAAACACCGATGCTGTTGATTATATTAATGCCCACGGTACCTCAACACCGGCAGGTGATGTCGGTGAAACTCAAGCAATGAAAGCTGCATTAGGCGATTCTGCCTATAACGTGGCAATCAGTTCGACAAAATCCATGCTTGGTCATATGTTGGGCGCTGCAGGCGGTATTGAGGCAGTCATTACGGCACTAAGTATTCAAAACCAAATTGCTCCGCCAACCATTAATCTTGAAAATCAGGATCCTGAATGCGATCTTGATTTTGTACCGAATACGGCAAGAAATATGAAAATTGACATCGCCATGTCCAATTCGTTTGGTTTTGGTGGTACAAATGGTTCTTTGGTTTTTAAGCGTTACGAGTAAGACAAAGGCGCGAGTATTGCGCCTTTACCGATGATTCTCGTTAATGGTGAATGCCGGGCGCATATTGAAATATCCGATCGTGGCTTTCAATACGGTGATGGTTTATTTGAAACAATAGCCATCACTAATGGACAGCCTGTTTTTTTTGATCAACATATGGCCCGGTTACAGGCAGGTTGTCGCCGCTTGGCTATTCCTTTTCCGGATATTGGGTTGCTCAGGCTTGAGGCTCAAAAACTTTCCCAACATTCCGGTAGTGCCGTTCTTAAGCTGATAATCACTCGTGGTTCCGGTGGGCGAGGCTATCGTCAACCTGATGTTATTCAGGCTACCCGCGTATTAAGTTTACATCCGTCTCCTGATTATCCTGATATCTTTAAACAACAAGGTATCGTTACCCGTTTCTGTGATATCCGTTTAGGATTAAATCCTGCGTTGGCGGGTATTAAGCATCTAAATCGGCTTGAGCAGGTACTGGCTCGTGCTGAATGGTCTGATCCTGCCATTCAGGAAGGAATTATGCTGGACATAAATGAGCATGTCATTGAAGGAACAATGACCAATTTGTTCTATGTTAAAAACAATACCCTGTACACATCATTACTTACGTTAGCCGGTGTTGCCGGTATTATTCGTGGCCTTATAATGATAAACTCATCTTGTGACGGAATTTCTGTCATAGAGCACACCTTTACTAAAGATGAATTGCTGTCTGCCGATGAGGTATTTGTCTGTAATTCGATTATAGGTATTTGGCCTGTCAAACAAATCGCCGGGACCTGTTTTTCGGTGGGAGCGATAACCAGGCAGTTACAAATCAAGCTGGCGCAATTTGAAAAGAAGGCCATTAGTAGTGGTCTTTAAAATCATAGTTTGTCTATTACTGGTATTCATTATCGGATCTGATTGGCTGTGGCGGGATTATCAGCGCGCATTGCATCAACCGGCGGTAGTGGGTAATTCGGTTATTATAGAAATCAATAAAGGCGAGTCTTTTAATCAAATTACCGAGAAGTTGTTAAGTCACAACGTTAATATTAAGCCGCTTTGGT
Above is a window of Methylobacter sp. S3L5C DNA encoding:
- the rpmF gene encoding 50S ribosomal protein L32 translates to MAVQKSKVSRSRRGQRRSHDALTAKALTQDPITGEMHLRHHMTPDGYFKGRQIVGASEE
- the plsX gene encoding phosphate acyltransferase PlsX — protein: MSLTISIDAMGGDLGPKVTIPASLDCLKNNPDLKLILVGDEAVIKQLMPSELADYQDRLTIYHASQCVDMDESPSKALKNKKDSSMRVAINMVRDGHADACVSAGNTGALMATARFVLKMIPGIDRPAIISTLPSIHGHTHVLDLGANVDCTAEHLFQFAIMGNELVKAVDAIDNPKVGLLNIGEEDTKGNGQVKAAAKLLENSSLNYIGYVEGDSLNAGHIKVDLIVTDGFVGNVALKSIEGAAKMIGFGLKEAFGKNILTKLVGLLAYPVLKSFKQRIDPRLYNGASFLGLRGLVIKSHGGADVLAFKTAIQLAEIEVKKDVIRKISEQVEKILALREIA
- a CDS encoding beta-ketoacyl-ACP synthase III, which codes for MIRYSKVIGTGGYLPEEIRTNEQISETVDTSDSWIYERTGIKSRRIAGPNESAASMAEIAARQAIEAAGCDPEDIDLIIVATGTPDLVYPSTGCLLQQRLGIKNAVAFDVQAACSGSIFGLSIADQYIKSGAAKTVLVVGTEICSRIVDWTDRGTCILFGDGAGAILLGASDEAGILSTHIHSDGEYKDLLYCPNPHVATDANKHEAAYISMCGNEVFKVAVNTLGRIVDETLEANNMEQSDIDWLVPHQANIRIIAATAKKLKMSMDQVVVTLEDQGNTSSASVLLAFNEAVRDGRIKRGQMILLEAFGGGFTWGTVLIKY
- the fabD gene encoding ACP S-malonyltransferase, which codes for MSKQMNNLAFIFPGQGSQSLGMLSDLAVNHDEVKHTFERASDALGKDLWSIVVKGPEEDLNQTQNTQPAMLAAGVAVWEVWRKHSAIRPGWMAGHSLGEYTALVCSGAMSFEDAIKLVAVRGQLMQDAVPVGVGSMAAILGLDDQQVVTICAQVAENEVVSAVNFNAPGQVVIAGNLAAVERAMLAAKEAGAKRALLLPVSVPSHCALMQSAADKLDQYLLNTVIDEPKITLIHNVDVASHTMQELIRQALKEQLYKPVRWVDTIKLMQDRGVTRFVECGPGKVLIGLNKRIAKEAEHFSMYDPESLNKVLEQFNG
- the fabG gene encoding 3-oxoacyl-ACP reductase FabG; its protein translation is MVKQIALVTGASRGIGRAIAERLADDGFFVVGTATSDAGADLISVYLDGNGKGIKLDVSDAESVAQVIKEINTEFGAPTVLVNNAGITKDNLLMRMKDDEWDDIINTNLTSVFRMSKAVLRGMMKAKTGRIINISSVVGFTGNAGQANYAAAKAGMIGFAKSMAKEVGSRNITVNTVAPGFIDTDMTRELNDDIKNALLASIPLSRLGEAKEIAHTVAFLASAGAGYITGETLHVNGGMFMP
- the acpP gene encoding acyl carrier protein produces the protein MSNIEERVKKIVAEQLGVKEDIAIDASFVDDLGADSLDTVELVMALEEEFECEIPDDEAEKITTVQQAIDYVGKHA
- the fabF gene encoding beta-ketoacyl-ACP synthase II — protein: MSKRRVVITGLGAVTCLANSVPETWDGIINGKSGITPIDSFDISLFASTFGGVIRNFDIAQYIPDKDAKRMDGFIHYGIAAGSQAIEDSGLEVTEANAERIGVAIGSGIGGITGIEECYATYEKGGPRRISPFFVPGNIINMISGNLSIKYGLKGPNFAIVTACATGTHNIGDAARLIKYGDADVMIAGGAERCTTSPTAMGGFASSKALSRRNDNPQAASRPWDRDRDGFVLSDGAGVVVLEELEHAKARGAKIYAELVGYGMSSDAYHITTPSAGGEGAARCMRNALRDAGINTDAVDYINAHGTSTPAGDVGETQAMKAALGDSAYNVAISSTKSMLGHMLGAAGGIEAVITALSIQNQIAPPTINLENQDPECDLDFVPNTARNMKIDIAMSNSFGFGGTNGSLVFKRYE
- the pabC gene encoding aminodeoxychorismate lyase, whose amino-acid sequence is MILVNGECRAHIEISDRGFQYGDGLFETIAITNGQPVFFDQHMARLQAGCRRLAIPFPDIGLLRLEAQKLSQHSGSAVLKLIITRGSGGRGYRQPDVIQATRVLSLHPSPDYPDIFKQQGIVTRFCDIRLGLNPALAGIKHLNRLEQVLARAEWSDPAIQEGIMLDINEHVIEGTMTNLFYVKNNTLYTSLLTLAGVAGIIRGLIMINSSCDGISVIEHTFTKDELLSADEVFVCNSIIGIWPVKQIAGTCFSVGAITRQLQIKLAQFEKKAISSGL